The Catellicoccus marimammalium M35/04/3 region AAGAGAGAATCGACGGTAAAAAAACAAACGATTCACTATGGCCGACGTGGAATGCGCTTTGAGGAAATGATTAATCAAAGTAATGAATATTATTTGCAACATCAGTTGGCTGTAGTTCATAAAAAACCAACTCCGATTCGCTTAGTCAAAGTGGATTATCCAAAAAGGAGTGCGGCAAAGATTACAGAAGCTTATTTTACGGAAGCTTCTACCACCGACTACAATGGAGTATATCAAGGAAGATATATCGACTTTGAAGCGAAAGCGACAAAAAACAAGACTAATTTCCCATTAAAAAATTTCCATGAGCACCAAATTCAACACATGCGTGCTTGCACAAAACAAGGGGGGATTTGTTTTGTTTTATTATGGTTTTCTGAATGGAAGCGTTGTTTTTTACTCGATTTTGAAATCTTAGATGAATTTTGGCAAAACCAAAAAAACGGTCGAAAATCAATTCCTTTTTCCGTCATTGAAGAAAAAGGGAGGGAATGTACCATTGGTGGTATTCCTTACGTCGACTATTTAGCACAAATTAATATCAAAGAAGCATAAAGGAGAGTTTATGGGTAAAAAGAAAAAACGCCACGTTGTGCGGAATATATTTGTTACTTTACTAGTGGTATTTTGTATTGGCGTCTTGGGTGTATTAGGACTTTTCTCTTACTATATTGCGACTGCGCCAAAATTGGATGAATCAAAACTAGAGGCACAACCAGCAACAAAAATTTATGATAAAGATAAAAAGTTGGTACAAACTTTAGGGGATTCACAAAGAGATACTATAGAAACCGATG contains the following coding sequences:
- the recU gene encoding Holliday junction resolvase RecU, whose protein sequence is MRYPSGITQPKRESTVKKQTIHYGRRGMRFEEMINQSNEYYLQHQLAVVHKKPTPIRLVKVDYPKRSAAKITEAYFTEASTTDYNGVYQGRYIDFEAKATKNKTNFPLKNFHEHQIQHMRACTKQGGICFVLLWFSEWKRCFLLDFEILDEFWQNQKNGRKSIPFSVIEEKGRECTIGGIPYVDYLAQINIKEA